In a genomic window of Ignavibacteria bacterium:
- a CDS encoding phosphatase PAP2 family protein: protein MHRLLLVVLFATTCSLSAQDCGNLPWEANLTYRANSIESAFLRDMSKVTSDALLPLAIGVPVGLYVYGMIAPEGSNLADKRYAAESGLQTFVTMGLTYGVVIVLKNVIDRPRPYEAYPGCIQNYRNDSDGSMPSGHSAGSAALATSLILRYPQWYVVAPSVAYALYTGFARLNLGMHYLTDVLVGYAIGIGIALGVNALNNELFDLADPILPNAANSQTILLNFTPTQSIPVFSMSIPL from the coding sequence ATGCACCGACTCTTGCTCGTCGTCCTCTTCGCTACAACCTGCTCCCTCTCGGCACAAGACTGCGGCAACCTCCCATGGGAGGCCAACCTCACGTATCGAGCGAACAGCATCGAAAGCGCCTTTCTACGGGACATGTCCAAGGTAACCTCCGATGCTCTGCTGCCCCTTGCCATTGGTGTACCGGTTGGACTCTATGTGTACGGCATGATCGCACCGGAAGGGAGCAACCTTGCAGACAAACGGTATGCTGCGGAATCCGGACTCCAGACGTTTGTGACCATGGGCCTCACGTATGGCGTTGTGATCGTTCTGAAGAACGTGATCGACAGACCAAGGCCGTATGAAGCGTATCCCGGATGCATTCAGAACTACCGTAATGATTCCGACGGATCCATGCCTTCCGGACACTCTGCCGGCTCGGCGGCCCTTGCCACCTCGCTCATTCTCAGATATCCGCAGTGGTATGTGGTAGCCCCTTCCGTTGCCTATGCCCTCTATACCGGTTTTGCCCGACTCAATCTTGGCATGCATTATCTCACCGATGTGCTCGTGGGCTACGCAATCGGCATAGGAATCGCGCTTGGTGTGAACGCCCTCAACAATGAGTTGTTTGACCTGGCCGATCCAATTCTGCCCAATGCCGCTAACTCACAAACGATATTGTTGAACTTCACGCCAACACAGTCCATTCCTGTCTTCTCGATGAGCATCCCGCTATGA
- a CDS encoding carbon-nitrogen hydrolase, giving the protein MMRLATVQFCPAYRDPDANTDFIVETIASTEADVIVFPELATSGYFFVTREEVGGIAEPLTGPHITRIINAAKTHGRIVICGFAERDGDRLFNSAVIAGPNIETQVYRKTHLFYKETLCFDEGDSGFSVVHLPHLDCNLGVMICYDWRFPESARTLALKGADVIACPSNLVTHIWRMAMPVRALENKVYLAVANRYGTESNTEEDVTFNGQSVIYSYNGDVLASADAVGTTTLITEIDPTATRNKTFNSVNDILADRRPERY; this is encoded by the coding sequence ATGATGCGCCTCGCTACCGTACAGTTCTGTCCCGCGTACAGAGATCCGGATGCCAATACCGACTTCATTGTGGAGACCATTGCCAGTACTGAAGCGGACGTCATCGTCTTTCCCGAACTCGCCACCAGCGGATATTTCTTTGTCACCCGCGAAGAAGTAGGGGGCATTGCAGAGCCCCTTACCGGACCTCATATCACCCGCATCATCAACGCTGCAAAAACTCACGGTCGCATAGTGATCTGCGGTTTTGCTGAGCGTGATGGAGACCGTCTCTTCAACTCAGCGGTGATTGCCGGACCGAACATCGAAACACAGGTCTATCGCAAAACGCATCTGTTCTACAAGGAGACGCTGTGTTTTGACGAGGGCGATAGCGGTTTCTCCGTTGTTCATCTACCCCATCTCGATTGCAATCTCGGCGTGATGATCTGCTACGACTGGCGTTTTCCTGAAAGTGCCCGGACCCTTGCACTCAAGGGAGCTGACGTGATCGCCTGCCCATCAAACCTCGTCACCCACATCTGGCGCATGGCCATGCCCGTACGCGCCCTCGAGAACAAGGTCTACCTGGCAGTGGCCAACCGCTACGGCACAGAATCCAACACCGAAGAAGACGTCACCTTCAACGGCCAAAGCGTGATCTACTCCTACAACGGAGACGTACTGGCAAGCGCCGATGCAGTTGGCACAACCACACTCATCACCGAGATCGACCCCACCGCCACCCGCAACAAGACATTCAATTCTGTTAATGACATCCTTGCCGATCGCCGCCCAGAGAGATACTAG
- a CDS encoding UDP-N-acetylmuramate--L-alanine ligase has product MTFSSVRHIHFVGIGGIGMSGIAEILLSQGFVVSGSDLNRSEVTDHLATLGARICIGHDAQHVDNAEVVVYSSAVRPQENPETLFALERKIPIIRRAEMLSEVSRLKYCLAIAGTHGKTTTTSMCGIVMMKAGMDPTVIVGGRLKGLGGTNARLGQGDWIVLEADEYDRSFLQLLPTIAVITNVEADHLDIYSDLDDIKGAFIEFSNKVPFYGTAVVCLDDPGVRAILPSIKRVVVTYGMSAQCDVRAADISYNERSSTYTLVHKGSPLGEIELHVPGDHNVRNSLAACATALLCGVPFDVIRDGLAEFGGVFRRFEVKGEVGGILVVDDYAHHPTEIRSTLTAARRGWKRRIVAVFQPHTYTRTRDFYAEFATSFDEADVLILTDVYPAREEPIPGVNGKLIADAARDAGHRNVHYVEAPADIPALLKTLVLEGDMVLTMGAGDIWKVGSALLA; this is encoded by the coding sequence ATGACGTTTTCCTCCGTTCGACACATCCACTTCGTTGGCATTGGTGGCATTGGCATGAGCGGGATCGCCGAGATCCTTCTTTCGCAGGGGTTTGTTGTCAGTGGCTCAGACCTTAACCGAAGTGAAGTAACGGACCACCTTGCAACTCTTGGGGCGCGCATCTGCATTGGGCATGATGCACAACACGTAGATAACGCCGAGGTAGTGGTCTACTCCAGTGCCGTTCGTCCACAGGAGAACCCCGAGACGTTGTTCGCCTTGGAGCGCAAGATCCCGATCATCCGTCGGGCAGAGATGCTCAGCGAGGTCTCCCGACTGAAGTATTGTCTGGCCATTGCCGGCACTCACGGCAAGACAACCACCACGTCCATGTGTGGCATCGTGATGATGAAGGCTGGCATGGACCCAACGGTCATTGTTGGCGGACGTCTCAAGGGACTTGGTGGCACGAATGCCCGGCTTGGACAGGGCGACTGGATCGTACTCGAGGCCGATGAATACGACCGTTCCTTCCTCCAGCTCTTGCCCACCATTGCTGTGATCACGAATGTAGAGGCGGATCACCTTGACATCTATAGTGACCTCGACGATATAAAGGGGGCGTTCATCGAGTTCTCAAACAAGGTGCCGTTCTATGGCACTGCAGTGGTCTGCTTAGATGATCCGGGCGTGCGCGCCATCCTGCCGTCCATCAAACGGGTGGTTGTCACCTACGGCATGTCTGCGCAGTGTGATGTGCGCGCTGCAGACATCAGCTACAACGAACGCTCCTCCACCTATACACTCGTACACAAGGGGAGCCCCCTTGGAGAGATCGAGCTTCACGTACCGGGTGACCACAACGTCCGCAATTCCCTTGCTGCTTGCGCAACTGCTCTTTTGTGCGGTGTTCCGTTCGATGTGATCAGGGATGGTCTTGCAGAGTTCGGAGGCGTGTTCCGTCGGTTCGAAGTCAAGGGAGAGGTAGGGGGCATCCTGGTCGTAGACGACTATGCCCACCACCCTACCGAGATCCGCTCAACGCTCACCGCGGCCCGACGTGGTTGGAAGCGTCGGATCGTTGCCGTGTTCCAGCCGCACACCTATACCCGAACCAGGGATTTCTACGCCGAGTTCGCCACTTCCTTTGACGAGGCCGATGTTTTGATCCTCACAGACGTTTATCCGGCACGCGAAGAGCCAATTCCGGGGGTCAATGGGAAGCTTATCGCGGACGCTGCCAGGGATGCCGGACACCGCAACGTGCACTATGTAGAAGCGCCTGCAGACATCCCGGCACTGCTCAAGACCCTGGTTTTGGAGGGCGATATGGTGCTCACAATGGGTGCCGGAGATATATGGAAAGTAGGGTCGGCACTGCTCGCCTGA
- a CDS encoding peptidylprolyl isomerase, translating into MTISAMTTNSRVLSIALGLVCIASIASAQKSKKSATPAKTSTPSTVIATVGTEKILLSDVERAFQKNLSRRDTKLTSVPRDTALEFLRLYTNYRLKVQDAHDRGLDKDSAVKVDLANNRKLLSETFFYDKAVADSRVDQLSRRRMKELQIGIILCAIADPQTKQWDTVGSKLKAERLIAQLNAGADFEKIARDSSDDKETAANGGILPWISGGSIIKAVEDEAYSLKAGQVSPKPVNSRFGYFVVKVFREEPRDQVKFRHILLSAKDGRDSAATDRFADTLITILKMKPAQQAAALRAMKIEPTGDAFSDLAKAVSDDKTSAAKGGFLGSSYSRSGGMDANGSRLVPAFENAVFALKDGELSGKVKTIYGTHIMIRDSTKKPDAVAERDAAKRTYRRLYFEEDKRIVLDSVKKHLGYQWMDQTLIMFMSAIDTTKNTQDTTWSRSLTPYQSEQIIYKMPRGPITVGQFRDSLRLRIDMRGYSLNRAGLERAMNRIADPLALEQATADLETKYPEFASLMQEFNDGILLFKVEEKEVWSKLRFDTTDARVFYDSTKSRWMTEQKYDLTELYVLSDSLAKALSDRIKKGENIATLAAQHTQREGGRDKNGAVKSASPKTSKVAAKITATTKVGDIIGPFAADAGWAVIRLDAVVPPQQKSFEAALSELAPAYQDALQKRLTENWLSGVRKLHPVVYDTAVIDKIWGKASSVKTK; encoded by the coding sequence ATGACGATCTCCGCCATGACGACGAATTCTCGTGTTCTCTCGATCGCTCTCGGTCTTGTGTGCATCGCTTCTATCGCGTCAGCCCAGAAAAGCAAAAAGTCGGCAACACCGGCAAAAACGTCAACCCCTTCCACCGTGATCGCCACGGTTGGAACAGAGAAGATCCTTCTCTCCGACGTTGAGCGCGCATTTCAAAAAAACTTGTCGCGTCGGGATACGAAGCTTACTTCAGTGCCACGAGACACCGCCCTTGAATTCCTGCGCCTCTACACGAACTATCGATTGAAGGTGCAGGACGCACACGATCGTGGTCTCGACAAGGACTCCGCAGTGAAGGTAGACCTTGCGAACAATCGCAAGCTCCTTTCAGAGACGTTCTTCTATGACAAGGCAGTAGCTGACTCGCGAGTGGATCAGCTGTCACGTCGTAGAATGAAGGAGCTCCAGATCGGCATCATCTTGTGCGCGATCGCCGATCCGCAGACCAAACAATGGGATACGGTTGGAAGCAAGCTCAAGGCAGAACGTCTTATCGCACAACTCAACGCCGGTGCTGACTTCGAGAAGATCGCTCGTGATTCATCGGACGATAAGGAGACCGCTGCGAACGGAGGGATCCTTCCGTGGATCTCCGGCGGTTCGATCATCAAGGCCGTAGAAGACGAAGCATATTCTTTGAAGGCTGGGCAAGTGAGCCCGAAGCCCGTGAACTCGCGTTTCGGATACTTCGTGGTGAAGGTCTTCCGTGAGGAGCCCCGTGACCAAGTGAAGTTCCGTCACATCCTTCTTTCCGCAAAAGATGGCAGAGACTCAGCCGCAACAGATCGTTTTGCAGACACGCTCATCACCATCCTCAAGATGAAGCCGGCTCAACAAGCAGCTGCATTGCGTGCGATGAAGATCGAGCCAACGGGCGATGCCTTTTCTGACCTGGCAAAGGCCGTGTCGGACGACAAGACGTCCGCTGCCAAGGGCGGCTTCCTCGGCTCATCATATTCCCGCTCCGGCGGAATGGATGCCAATGGTTCCCGTCTTGTACCGGCCTTTGAGAACGCGGTGTTTGCACTCAAGGATGGCGAGCTCTCCGGCAAGGTCAAGACGATCTACGGAACACACATCATGATCCGTGATTCCACCAAGAAGCCTGATGCTGTGGCGGAGCGCGACGCGGCAAAGCGCACCTATCGCAGACTTTACTTCGAAGAAGACAAGAGGATCGTTCTCGATTCTGTGAAGAAGCACCTTGGATATCAGTGGATGGATCAAACATTGATCATGTTTATGAGTGCGATCGATACCACGAAGAACACACAAGACACAACGTGGTCACGCTCACTCACACCGTATCAATCAGAACAGATCATCTACAAGATGCCACGCGGCCCGATCACAGTAGGCCAATTCCGCGACTCACTTCGCCTGCGCATCGATATGCGAGGATACTCGCTCAACCGTGCCGGGCTTGAGCGTGCAATGAATCGCATCGCAGACCCACTTGCCCTAGAGCAGGCCACTGCAGACCTCGAAACGAAGTATCCGGAGTTTGCCTCGTTGATGCAAGAATTCAATGACGGCATCTTGCTCTTCAAGGTAGAAGAGAAGGAAGTCTGGAGCAAGCTACGATTTGACACTACCGATGCGCGGGTCTTCTATGACTCAACCAAGTCGCGTTGGATGACCGAGCAGAAGTACGACCTCACCGAGCTCTACGTACTCAGCGACTCCCTTGCAAAGGCCTTGAGCGATAGAATCAAGAAGGGCGAGAACATTGCCACACTTGCCGCACAACACACGCAACGCGAAGGTGGCAGGGATAAGAACGGCGCTGTGAAGTCGGCATCACCTAAGACCTCAAAGGTTGCAGCGAAGATCACTGCCACAACAAAGGTTGGGGACATCATCGGTCCGTTTGCAGCCGACGCCGGTTGGGCGGTCATCCGCCTTGATGCCGTTGTTCCGCCACAACAGAAGTCCTTTGAAGCAGCACTCAGTGAGCTCGCTCCGGCCTATCAGGATGCGCTGCAGAAGCGTCTCACCGAGAACTGGCTCTCCGGTGTGCGCAAGCTTCACCCTGTTGTGTATGACACCGCTGTTATCGACAAGATATGGGGCAAGGCCTCGTCAGTGAAAACGAAATGA
- a CDS encoding peptidylprolyl isomerase, producing MKSPMRTLNIFFMCLLVLGIPTSVWAQDSMEGIIAIVGREIVLKSDVDGQMEMLAQRDPRVDRKDVKLRQAILDQLINERLIMTKAIEDSIEVTDEEITQRMEYQIQTLIQQFGSEKRIEDMYGMSMMRIRREFRDEIRKRLLVEKMQQKQFGQVKASRADVEAFYAKYRDSLPKVPERVDLFHIVKYVKASDEKNKEAYTLAMRIRDSIVKGGSFSDFARRYSGDPISASNGGDLGTVDRGKFVPAFETAAFNLSPDEISQPVETPFGWHVIQLISKTATSMTARHILIRVGQSDEDRERVKTELVALKQRVEKGENFETLAREFSDEKETQGFGGSMGQIELARLPEEMQTSLNAMKDGAVSDPSPYAADPTKPGFHILYRKRIIPAHTPSVDEDYKQLEQMASFEKKQRLEQEWVQKLRKELYWETR from the coding sequence ATGAAAAGCCCCATGCGCACACTCAACATCTTCTTCATGTGCCTCCTTGTACTTGGCATCCCTACCTCTGTTTGGGCCCAAGACTCCATGGAAGGTATCATTGCCATCGTTGGTCGTGAGATCGTTCTCAAGTCCGATGTAGACGGTCAGATGGAGATGTTGGCCCAGCGTGATCCGCGCGTAGACCGCAAGGACGTCAAACTGCGTCAAGCAATCCTCGATCAGCTCATCAACGAGCGCCTCATCATGACCAAGGCCATAGAGGACAGCATTGAGGTAACAGATGAAGAGATCACGCAGCGCATGGAATATCAGATCCAAACACTGATCCAGCAATTCGGCTCAGAGAAGCGTATCGAAGACATGTACGGCATGAGCATGATGCGCATCCGACGTGAATTCCGCGATGAGATCCGCAAACGTCTTCTCGTGGAGAAGATGCAACAGAAGCAATTCGGTCAGGTCAAGGCCTCCCGTGCAGATGTGGAAGCGTTCTACGCCAAATACCGCGACTCCTTGCCTAAGGTACCGGAACGTGTAGACCTCTTCCACATCGTGAAGTACGTGAAGGCCTCCGACGAAAAGAACAAGGAAGCATACACCCTTGCCATGCGTATCAGAGACTCCATCGTAAAAGGGGGCTCCTTCAGCGACTTCGCACGCAGGTATTCCGGAGATCCGATCTCTGCATCGAACGGTGGCGACCTCGGAACCGTTGATCGCGGCAAATTTGTCCCGGCTTTCGAAACCGCTGCATTCAACCTGTCCCCTGATGAGATCTCTCAACCAGTCGAGACGCCGTTCGGATGGCACGTTATTCAGCTCATCAGCAAGACAGCAACCTCGATGACTGCGCGACACATCCTCATTCGCGTAGGTCAGAGCGACGAAGACCGAGAACGCGTTAAGACCGAACTCGTTGCACTCAAACAACGTGTTGAAAAGGGCGAGAACTTTGAGACACTCGCTCGTGAATTCAGTGATGAAAAAGAGACCCAAGGCTTCGGTGGATCAATGGGTCAGATCGAACTCGCCCGTCTTCCGGAAGAGATGCAAACATCTCTCAATGCCATGAAGGACGGTGCTGTCTCCGACCCTTCACCGTATGCCGCAGACCCAACTAAGCCCGGCTTCCACATCCTCTACCGCAAGCGCATCATCCCTGCTCACACCCCGTCCGTCGACGAAGACTACAAACAACTCGAACAAATGGCATCCTTCGAAAAGAAGCAACGCCTCGAACAAGAGTGGGTGCAGAAGCTGCGGAAAGAGTTGTATTGGGAAACGCGTTAG
- a CDS encoding four helix bundle protein, protein MIKSRLLSIYLLEVVRIVNSQHLFRLGNQTEGVALAVMNNISEAQSCQSRRDLIHKLKLAHKELREAESLSIHFTERNGVPSSWKQTIDGLLDELGRLMSSSISTAVRNQQRPPKTR, encoded by the coding sequence ATGATAAAATCGCGTCTGTTATCGATCTATCTGTTAGAAGTTGTGAGGATCGTAAACAGTCAACATCTGTTTCGTCTTGGAAATCAGACGGAGGGTGTCGCCCTAGCTGTCATGAATAACATCTCTGAAGCGCAGAGCTGCCAAAGTCGGCGAGACCTCATACACAAACTGAAGCTTGCTCATAAGGAGTTACGAGAAGCCGAATCTCTCTCTATCCATTTCACCGAAAGAAATGGAGTGCCAAGCTCATGGAAACAAACGATCGATGGTCTTCTTGATGAGCTTGGACGGCTGATGAGTTCGTCTATATCTACCGCAGTTCGCAATCAACAACGACCCCCAAAAACCAGATGA